A DNA window from Massilia putida contains the following coding sequences:
- a CDS encoding BNR repeat-containing protein has protein sequence MHIPVPTRYARLLAAPLSALAVAGCARLPTAPAPFTDVGPAWAANSVNTVVFRKNSLVTAGDAQYVAFYDADRYVVLGRRKPGTRDWTLHRTRYQGNAADAHNTISIMVDGAGYLHVAWDHHDNRLRYAKSLQPGGLELGDKQAMTGQDEDAVTYPEFHRMPDGSLLFLFRNGASGEGNLVVNRYDVGTGTWRRLFSNLISGEGERSAYWQAFVDRRGTIHLSWVWRESPDVSSNHDLAYARSRDGGRTWEKSDGERYVLPITAASAEYAARIPTGSELINQTSMSADRDGRPYIATYWRDSDSRVPQYRIVRLTATGWRVTTLGFRHTPFTLAGGGTKAIPIARPQIMIDSARQQPAGVLVFRDAERGNKVSAVTITDFDRPSWSIRDLDDASVGAWEPTFDTELWREKAELNLFVQDTSQVDGEGQAVRPPSMVRVLAWKPSF, from the coding sequence ATGCACATTCCCGTTCCAACCCGTTATGCGCGACTGCTCGCCGCCCCGCTGTCGGCGCTCGCAGTCGCCGGCTGCGCCCGGTTGCCGACCGCACCGGCCCCGTTCACCGACGTCGGGCCGGCGTGGGCCGCCAACTCGGTAAATACGGTCGTATTCCGCAAGAATTCGCTGGTCACCGCCGGCGACGCGCAGTATGTCGCGTTCTACGACGCCGACCGGTATGTCGTGCTGGGCCGGCGCAAGCCCGGCACCCGCGACTGGACGCTGCACCGGACCCGATACCAGGGCAATGCGGCCGACGCGCACAACACGATCAGCATCATGGTCGACGGCGCCGGCTATCTGCACGTCGCCTGGGACCACCACGACAACCGGCTGCGGTATGCGAAGAGCCTGCAGCCGGGCGGACTGGAGCTGGGCGACAAGCAGGCGATGACCGGGCAGGACGAGGACGCCGTCACATACCCGGAATTTCACCGCATGCCGGACGGCAGCCTGCTGTTCCTGTTCCGGAACGGCGCGTCCGGCGAAGGCAATCTCGTGGTGAACCGCTACGACGTGGGCACGGGTACATGGCGCCGCCTGTTCAGCAACCTGATCAGCGGCGAAGGCGAGCGCAGCGCCTATTGGCAGGCGTTCGTCGACCGGCGTGGCACGATCCACCTGTCCTGGGTCTGGCGCGAATCGCCCGACGTGAGCAGCAACCACGACCTCGCCTATGCCCGTTCGCGGGACGGCGGCCGGACCTGGGAAAAATCGGATGGCGAGCGCTACGTCCTGCCGATCACCGCCGCGAGCGCGGAATACGCCGCGCGCATCCCGACCGGCAGCGAATTGATCAACCAGACGTCGATGTCGGCCGACCGGGACGGCCGGCCGTACATCGCCACCTACTGGCGCGACAGCGACAGCCGGGTGCCCCAGTACCGGATCGTGCGGCTCACTGCGACGGGCTGGCGGGTGACCACGCTCGGATTCCGGCACACGCCGTTCACCCTTGCCGGCGGCGGCACCAAGGCGATCCCGATCGCGCGGCCCCAGATCATGATCGACAGCGCCCGGCAGCAGCCGGCGGGCGTGCTCGTGTTCCGCGACGCGGAGCGCGGGAACAAGGTGTCGGCCGTCACGATCACGGATTTCGACCGGCCCAGCTGGTCGATCCGCGACCTGGACGACGCGTCCGTCGGCGCCTGGGAACCGACGTTCGACACCGAGCTCTGGCGCGAGAAGGCCGAGCTGAACCTGTTCGTGCAGGACACGTCCCAGGTCGACGGCGAAGGCCAGGCGGTGCGCCCGCCCAGCATGGTCCGCGTGCTGGCGTGGAAACCGTCGTTCTGA
- a CDS encoding bifunctional aconitate hydratase 2/2-methylisocitrate dehydratase, which translates to MLAAYRTHVAERAALGIPPLPLSAAQTTDLVELLKNPPAGEEAFLVDLITNRVPAGVDDAAKVKATFLNNVAKGLETSPLVSRELATRLLGTMLGGFNIKPMIDLLDDPAVGSAAAEGLKKTLLMFDYFHDVKELADKGSANAKEVLQSWADAEWFTSRPAVPESLTLTVFKVSGETNTDDLSPAPDATTRPDIPLHALAMLKNPRPGIEPQEPGKIGPIAQIEALKAKGHLVAYVGDVVGTGSSRKSATNSVLWFTGEDIPFIPNKRFGGVCLGTKIAPIFYNTMEDAGALPIELDVSNMEMGDVIELRPYDGRALKNGEVIAEFKVKSDVLFDEVRAGGRIPLIIGRGLTAKARESLGLAPSTLFRLPQNPEDSGRGFSLAQKMVGRACGLPEGQGIRPGTYCEPKMTTVGSQDTTGPMTRDELKDLACLGFSADLVMQSFCHTAAYPKLVDVKMHKELPTFIENRGGVALRPGDGVIHSWLNRLLLPDTVGTGGDSHTRFPIGISFPAGSGLVAFAAATGVMPLDMPESVLVRFKGEMKPGVTLRDLVNAIPLYAIQQGLLTVDKKGKKNIFSGRILEIEGLPNLKVEQAFELSDASAERSAAGCTVHLDKAPIIEYMTSNITLMKWMIASGYLDRRTLERRIKAMEAWLAKPDLLAPDADAEYAAVIEIDLADIHEPIVACPNDPDDVKTLSDVAGDKIDDVFVGSCMTNIGHFRAASKLLEGKTDIPVRLWVAPPTKMDQQVLTAEGHYGTLGRTGARMEMPGCSLCMGNQAQIRKGATVMSTSTRNFPNRLGIDTRVYLGSAELAAVCSTLGKIPTRDEYMAHIGVLNQNADKIYRYMNFDQIAEFRDVADSVAI; encoded by the coding sequence ATGTTAGCCGCATACCGCACCCACGTCGCTGAGCGCGCCGCCCTCGGCATTCCCCCGCTGCCCCTGTCGGCGGCCCAGACCACGGACCTGGTCGAACTCCTCAAGAATCCGCCGGCGGGCGAGGAAGCCTTCCTCGTGGACCTGATCACGAACCGCGTGCCCGCGGGCGTGGACGATGCCGCCAAGGTCAAGGCCACGTTCCTGAACAACGTTGCCAAGGGTCTCGAGACCAGTCCGCTGGTCTCGCGCGAACTGGCGACGCGCCTGCTGGGCACCATGCTCGGCGGCTTCAACATCAAGCCGATGATCGACCTGCTGGACGATCCGGCCGTCGGCAGCGCCGCCGCCGAGGGCCTGAAAAAGACCCTGCTGATGTTCGACTACTTCCACGACGTCAAGGAACTGGCCGACAAGGGCAGCGCCAACGCCAAGGAAGTGCTGCAATCGTGGGCCGACGCCGAGTGGTTCACGTCGCGCCCGGCCGTGCCGGAAAGCCTGACGCTGACCGTCTTCAAAGTCTCCGGCGAGACGAATACCGACGACCTGTCGCCCGCCCCGGACGCCACCACCCGCCCGGACATCCCGCTGCACGCGCTGGCGATGCTGAAGAATCCGCGTCCCGGCATCGAACCGCAGGAACCCGGCAAGATCGGCCCGATCGCGCAGATCGAGGCGCTGAAAGCCAAGGGCCATCTGGTCGCCTACGTCGGCGACGTGGTCGGCACCGGTTCGTCCCGTAAATCCGCCACCAACTCGGTGCTGTGGTTCACGGGCGAAGACATCCCGTTCATCCCGAACAAGCGCTTCGGCGGCGTGTGCCTCGGCACCAAGATCGCCCCGATCTTCTACAACACGATGGAAGACGCCGGCGCCCTGCCGATCGAGCTGGACGTGTCGAACATGGAAATGGGCGACGTCATCGAACTGCGTCCGTACGACGGCCGCGCACTGAAGAACGGTGAAGTCATCGCCGAATTCAAGGTCAAGTCCGACGTGCTGTTCGACGAAGTGCGCGCCGGCGGCCGCATTCCGCTGATCATCGGCCGCGGCCTGACCGCCAAGGCGCGCGAGTCGCTGGGCCTGGCGCCGTCGACGCTGTTCCGCCTGCCGCAGAACCCGGAAGACAGCGGTCGCGGCTTCTCGCTGGCCCAGAAGATGGTCGGCCGCGCCTGCGGCCTGCCGGAAGGCCAGGGCATCCGCCCGGGCACGTACTGCGAACCGAAGATGACCACCGTCGGCTCGCAGGACACCACCGGCCCGATGACCCGCGACGAGCTGAAGGACCTGGCTTGCCTGGGCTTCTCGGCCGATCTCGTGATGCAATCGTTCTGCCACACCGCCGCCTATCCGAAGCTGGTGGACGTCAAGATGCACAAGGAACTGCCGACGTTCATCGAGAACCGCGGCGGCGTCGCGCTGCGTCCGGGCGACGGCGTGATCCACTCGTGGCTGAACCGCCTGCTGCTGCCCGACACCGTCGGCACCGGCGGCGACTCGCACACCCGCTTCCCGATCGGTATCTCGTTCCCGGCCGGCTCGGGCCTCGTGGCCTTCGCCGCCGCGACCGGCGTGATGCCGCTGGACATGCCGGAATCGGTGCTGGTCCGCTTCAAGGGCGAGATGAAGCCTGGCGTCACGCTGCGCGACCTCGTCAACGCCATCCCGCTGTACGCGATCCAGCAAGGCCTGCTGACCGTCGACAAGAAGGGCAAGAAGAACATCTTCTCCGGCCGCATCCTGGAAATCGAAGGCCTGCCGAACCTGAAGGTCGAACAGGCGTTCGAACTGTCCGACGCCTCGGCCGAGCGCTCGGCCGCCGGCTGCACGGTCCACCTGGACAAGGCACCGATCATCGAGTACATGACCTCGAACATCACCTTGATGAAGTGGATGATCGCCAGCGGCTACCTGGACCGCCGCACGCTGGAACGTCGCATCAAGGCGATGGAAGCGTGGCTGGCCAAGCCGGACCTGCTGGCGCCGGACGCGGATGCCGAGTACGCCGCCGTCATCGAGATCGACCTGGCCGACATCCATGAACCGATCGTCGCGTGCCCGAACGATCCGGACGACGTCAAGACGCTGTCCGACGTCGCCGGCGACAAGATCGACGACGTGTTCGTCGGCTCGTGCATGACCAATATCGGCCACTTCCGCGCCGCCTCGAAACTCTTGGAAGGCAAGACCGACATCCCGGTCCGCCTGTGGGTGGCGCCGCCGACCAAGATGGACCAGCAGGTGCTGACGGCCGAAGGCCACTACGGCACGCTGGGCCGCACCGGCGCGCGCATGGAGATGCCGGGCTGCTCGCTGTGCATGGGTAACCAGGCGCAGATCCGCAAGGGTGCGACCGTCATGTCGACGTCGACGCGTAACTTCCCGAACCGCCTCGGCATCGACACCCGCGTGTACCTGGGTTCGGCCGAACTGGCGGCGGTGTGCTCCACGCTGGGCAAGATCCCGACGCGCGACGAGTACATGGCGCACATCGGTGTGCTCAACCAGAACGCCGACAAGATCTACCGCTACATGAACTTCGACCAGATCGCCGAGTTCCGCGACGTGGCGGATTCCGTCGCCATCTGA
- a CDS encoding (2Fe-2S) ferredoxin domain-containing protein gives MSNHEEEQRPVKPKIGDYRRHMLVCTGPRCTEDGAAQALFDSLGDKFKSAGLNAGDLRVKRSRVSCFAACKGGPIVCVQPDGTWYYNVTPENMDRIIAEHLCNGRRVEDLVFHQAGED, from the coding sequence ATGAGCAATCACGAGGAAGAACAGCGGCCCGTCAAGCCGAAGATCGGCGATTACCGCCGTCACATGCTGGTCTGCACCGGCCCGCGCTGCACCGAGGATGGCGCCGCGCAGGCGCTGTTCGACAGCCTGGGCGACAAGTTCAAGTCCGCGGGCCTGAACGCGGGCGACCTGCGCGTGAAGCGCAGCCGCGTGAGCTGCTTCGCCGCCTGCAAGGGCGGACCGATCGTCTGCGTGCAGCCGGACGGCACCTGGTATTACAACGTCACGCCGGAGAACATGGACCGCATCATCGCCGAGCACCTGTGCAACGGACGGCGGGTCGAGGATCTCGTGTTTCACCAGGCCGGCGAGGATTGA
- the cobJ gene encoding precorrin-3B C(17)-methyltransferase, producing the protein MNERLEAPATAGKIMLVGIGPGSVDHMTQRARAAIAEADVVIGYVTYIKLVADLIEGKEIIRKSMTEELDRAVSALAAARAGKKVALISSGDAGVYGMAGPTYEVLFQAGWTPDDAVQVEIVPGASALNSCAALVGAPLTHDFCAISLSDLLTPWPTIARRLDAVALADFVVALYNPKSGRRTRQIVEAQRLFLRHRRPDTPVAIVKSAYRRRENIVFTTLDAMADADIGMLSTVLIGNSNTFIRHGVMVTPRGYANKYDMDDGGSTRDGERAGRSLSTGLLGWLDLLRDEHAAGTDIETLAARHRLPADYIRATLAEPWEPAQPAAEETEA; encoded by the coding sequence ATGAACGAACGACTCGAAGCACCCGCGACCGCGGGGAAGATCATGCTGGTGGGGATCGGCCCCGGCAGCGTGGACCACATGACGCAGCGCGCCCGCGCCGCCATCGCCGAAGCCGACGTGGTGATCGGCTACGTCACCTACATCAAGCTGGTGGCCGACCTCATCGAAGGCAAGGAGATCATCCGCAAGTCGATGACGGAGGAACTCGACCGCGCCGTCAGTGCGCTTGCGGCCGCGCGGGCCGGCAAGAAGGTGGCATTGATCTCGTCGGGCGACGCCGGCGTGTACGGCATGGCCGGCCCGACCTATGAAGTGCTGTTCCAGGCCGGCTGGACGCCGGACGACGCGGTGCAGGTCGAGATCGTCCCCGGCGCCTCGGCGTTGAACAGTTGCGCGGCCCTCGTCGGCGCGCCGCTCACGCACGATTTCTGCGCGATTTCGCTGTCCGACCTGCTGACGCCGTGGCCGACGATCGCGCGCCGGCTGGACGCCGTCGCGCTGGCCGATTTCGTCGTCGCGCTGTACAACCCGAAGAGCGGCCGCCGCACGCGCCAGATCGTCGAGGCGCAGCGCCTGTTCCTGCGCCACCGCCGCCCGGACACGCCGGTCGCCATCGTGAAGAGCGCCTACCGGCGCCGCGAGAACATCGTGTTCACGACGCTCGACGCGATGGCCGACGCCGACATCGGCATGCTCAGCACGGTCCTGATCGGCAACAGCAACACCTTCATCCGCCACGGCGTGATGGTGACGCCGCGCGGCTACGCCAACAAGTACGACATGGACGACGGCGGCAGCACGCGCGACGGCGAGCGCGCCGGGCGGTCGCTGTCCACGGGCCTGCTCGGCTGGCTGGACCTGCTCCGCGACGAGCACGCGGCCGGCACCGACATCGAGACGCTGGCCGCGCGCCATCGCCTGCCGGCCGACTACATCCGCGCCACGCTTGCGGAACCCTGGGAGCCGGCGCAACCCGCGGCCGAGGAGACGGAAGCATGA
- a CDS encoding cobalamin biosynthesis protein produces the protein MTAFTVGLGCDRGVAHATMREAVLAALAQAGAQPGQVAAVASIALKRDEAALLALAGEYGWTLRFFEAQELAQVEVPHPSETVRRYTGTPSVSEAAALLAAGPGVPMTALIVEKHKHRGADGRNVTVSIARMEP, from the coding sequence GTGACGGCGTTCACCGTCGGCCTGGGCTGCGACCGCGGCGTGGCGCACGCCACCATGCGCGAGGCGGTGCTGGCGGCGCTGGCGCAGGCCGGCGCGCAGCCGGGCCAGGTGGCCGCCGTCGCCAGCATCGCGCTCAAGCGCGACGAAGCCGCGTTGCTCGCGCTGGCCGGGGAATACGGCTGGACGCTGCGTTTCTTCGAAGCGCAGGAACTGGCGCAGGTCGAGGTGCCGCATCCGTCCGAGACGGTGCGGCGCTACACCGGCACGCCGTCGGTCAGCGAGGCGGCCGCGCTGCTCGCCGCCGGTCCGGGCGTCCCGATGACCGCATTGATCGTCGAAAAACACAAACACCGGGGCGCGGACGGCCGCAACGTCACAGTCTCGATCGCAAGGATGGAACCATGA
- a CDS encoding cobalamin biosynthesis central domain-containing protein — protein MSEPTHIAAPRLCLVAITKHGAALAAHLAGDLPEADICTSAKFAPQFAGVPNAVHAYDGALRDEIAPLFAAYDQIVFFVSLGAVVRLIAPHLRSKDEDPGVIVVDDAGQYVIPVLSGHVGGANAWSERVADLLGAAPVLTTASDVGRTIPVDILGRHLGWRVEAPKINVTRVSAHVVNGEPIAFVQEAGSPDWWTRPTPLPDTIHRYARFHDVPLERYAAVLWVTHADVPAGQWEALHERLVVYRPPLEADA, from the coding sequence ATGAGCGAACCCACCCACATTGCCGCGCCGCGCCTGTGCCTCGTGGCCATCACGAAGCACGGCGCCGCGCTGGCCGCCCACCTGGCAGGCGACCTGCCCGAGGCGGACATCTGCACCTCGGCCAAGTTCGCGCCGCAGTTCGCGGGCGTGCCGAACGCGGTGCATGCCTACGACGGCGCGCTGCGCGACGAGATCGCCCCCCTGTTCGCCGCTTACGACCAGATCGTGTTCTTTGTCTCGCTGGGCGCCGTCGTGCGCCTGATCGCGCCGCACTTGCGCAGCAAGGACGAGGATCCGGGCGTGATCGTCGTCGACGACGCCGGCCAGTACGTGATCCCGGTGCTGTCCGGCCACGTCGGCGGCGCCAACGCGTGGAGCGAGCGCGTCGCCGACCTGCTCGGCGCCGCGCCCGTGCTGACGACGGCGTCCGACGTCGGCCGCACGATCCCCGTCGACATCCTCGGCCGCCACCTGGGCTGGCGCGTGGAGGCGCCGAAGATCAACGTCACGCGCGTCTCCGCCCATGTGGTCAACGGCGAGCCGATCGCGTTCGTGCAGGAAGCCGGCAGCCCGGACTGGTGGACCCGGCCGACGCCCCTGCCGGACACCATCCACCGCTATGCGCGTTTCCACGACGTGCCGCTGGAGCGCTACGCCGCCGTGCTGTGGGTGACGCATGCCGACGTGCCGGCCGGGCAGTGGGAGGCGCTGCACGAGCGCCTGGTCGTCTACCGCCCGCCGCTGGAAGCCGACGCGTGA
- the cobI gene encoding precorrin-2 C(20)-methyltransferase, with protein sequence MTGTLWGISLGPGDPGLITRAAWDALQRRDAVWVYPARSGKTSSYALDIVRRAGLAPPDDHTLLLFPMTHDGDKLARAWLKAAETVLPWLRAGRDVLFLVEGDASTYATFGHLARTVSALDAAVPVRVIAGVNAFTAACAHVPVPFAEQDDTVAIVPAAYGVGAVDRLLSDFDTLVLLKVKPLLDELIAWLERRDLLAGAHFIERVGAPDERRFDGRDILALRGTKVSYLSLLIVKHPHRIRGERIKGCLKKSGPQPIDLETA encoded by the coding sequence ATGACCGGCACCCTGTGGGGCATTTCGCTCGGTCCGGGCGACCCGGGCCTCATCACGCGGGCCGCCTGGGACGCGCTGCAGCGCCGCGACGCGGTCTGGGTCTATCCGGCGCGCAGCGGCAAGACGTCCAGCTATGCGCTCGACATCGTGCGGCGCGCGGGCTTGGCGCCTCCCGACGACCACACGTTGCTGCTGTTCCCGATGACGCACGACGGCGACAAGCTGGCGCGCGCCTGGCTCAAGGCCGCCGAGACCGTGCTGCCCTGGCTGCGCGCGGGCCGCGACGTGCTGTTCCTCGTCGAGGGCGACGCCAGCACCTATGCCACGTTCGGCCACCTGGCGCGCACGGTGAGCGCGCTGGACGCCGCCGTACCGGTACGCGTCATCGCCGGCGTCAATGCCTTCACCGCCGCCTGCGCGCACGTGCCGGTGCCGTTCGCCGAGCAGGACGACACGGTGGCCATCGTGCCGGCCGCGTACGGCGTCGGCGCCGTCGACCGGTTGTTGTCCGACTTCGACACGCTGGTGCTGCTGAAAGTGAAACCGCTGCTGGATGAACTCATCGCCTGGCTCGAGCGGCGCGACCTGCTCGCGGGCGCCCATTTCATCGAACGCGTGGGCGCGCCGGACGAGCGCCGGTTCGACGGCCGCGACATCCTCGCGCTGCGCGGCACGAAGGTCAGTTATCTGTCGCTGCTGATCGTGAAGCATCCGCATCGCATCCGCGGCGAACGCATCAAGGGTTGCCTGAAGAAGAGCGGCCCGCAACCTATCGACCTGGAGACCGCATGA
- the cbiE gene encoding precorrin-6y C5,15-methyltransferase (decarboxylating) subunit CbiE encodes MDTCLQDPNPCRVIGVLDDGAAGLTPTALAYLRSADVVIGGARTLALLDRELKAGAVRHDLTGRLKDVPGWVRAARADHLACVVLATGDPLCHGIAPYLAQHLCVQALDILPNLSTLQLACARIGLAWQDARIVSVHARDAGEWARGSAPAHGLYALAQALRRHARLLVLTSPDNSPDRIARLLLAEGLGDDFHMAVAENLLQPEERVLAELSPADAATMRFAALNVVLLWRTTAAPRPQCFGLADDAYEQRQPEKGLITKQEVRAVSLARLCLRPDSVVWDIGAGSGSVGLEAARLCPRGHVYAIEKNELDHAIAGRNHAAFGVSNYSLFLGKAPDGLDGWPDPDAVFVGGSGGELATLIDGVLRRLRPDGTLVMNFVTLENLATATAALQACGAGVVWDVLQLQAARSKPILHMHRMAAENPVWIVCARRAGETA; translated from the coding sequence ATGGACACCTGCCTGCAAGATCCCAATCCCTGCCGCGTGATCGGCGTCCTCGACGACGGCGCCGCCGGCCTGACGCCGACCGCGCTCGCTTACCTGCGCAGCGCCGACGTCGTGATCGGCGGCGCGCGCACGCTGGCGCTGCTCGACCGCGAGCTGAAAGCCGGCGCCGTGCGCCACGACCTGACGGGCCGCCTGAAGGACGTGCCGGGCTGGGTGCGCGCCGCGCGCGCCGATCACCTGGCCTGCGTCGTGCTCGCGACCGGCGACCCGCTGTGCCACGGCATCGCGCCTTACCTCGCCCAGCACCTGTGCGTGCAGGCGCTGGACATTCTGCCCAACCTGTCGACCTTGCAGCTCGCGTGCGCCCGCATCGGCCTGGCGTGGCAGGATGCGCGCATCGTCTCCGTCCATGCGCGCGACGCCGGCGAGTGGGCGCGCGGCAGTGCGCCGGCGCACGGCCTGTACGCGCTGGCGCAGGCCCTGCGCCGGCATGCGCGCCTGCTGGTGCTGACGAGTCCCGACAATTCCCCGGACCGGATCGCGCGCCTGCTGCTGGCCGAGGGCCTCGGCGACGATTTCCACATGGCCGTGGCGGAAAACCTTCTGCAGCCGGAAGAGCGCGTGCTGGCCGAACTGAGCCCCGCCGACGCCGCGACGATGCGTTTCGCCGCGCTGAATGTCGTGCTGTTGTGGCGCACGACGGCGGCGCCCCGTCCGCAATGCTTCGGCCTCGCCGACGACGCCTACGAACAGCGCCAGCCGGAAAAGGGCTTGATCACCAAGCAGGAAGTGCGCGCCGTCAGCCTCGCGCGCCTGTGCCTGCGGCCCGACAGCGTCGTGTGGGACATCGGCGCCGGCTCCGGATCCGTCGGCCTGGAAGCGGCGCGCCTGTGCCCGCGGGGCCACGTGTATGCCATCGAAAAGAACGAGCTTGATCACGCCATCGCGGGCCGCAACCACGCGGCGTTCGGCGTCAGCAACTACAGCCTGTTCCTCGGCAAGGCGCCGGACGGGCTGGATGGCTGGCCGGACCCGGACGCCGTGTTCGTCGGCGGTTCGGGCGGCGAGCTCGCCACGCTGATCGACGGCGTGCTGCGCCGCCTGCGCCCGGACGGCACGCTCGTGATGAACTTCGTCACCTTGGAAAACCTGGCCACCGCCACCGCCGCGCTGCAGGCGTGCGGCGCGGGCGTCGTCTGGGACGTGCTGCAGCTGCAGGCCGCGCGCAGCAAGCCGATCCTGCACATGCACCGCATGGCCGCCGAGAATCCGGTGTGGATCGTGTGCGCGCGCCGCGCGGGAGAGACGGCATGA
- a CDS encoding cobalt-precorrin-5B (C(1))-methyltransferase, translated as MMDKKAERGTRTGFTTGACAAAAARAAAVGLATGRVPEEIDSLLPNGSRVRFAVHDGRCAAGTAHAMVVKFAGDDPDCTDGAHLTVDLRLLPGQAGTVAFVAGDGVGTVTMPGLGLEVGGPAINPVPRWNIADNLREAAPGLLAQHGVEVTVSVPDGQAMAKKTTNARLGILGGISILGTTGIVKPYSTAAWRASVVQGVQVAATAGHDLVALTTGGRTETFAMATLRAETPDLPAACFVQMGDFLRYALDEAAAQGIGLVVLAVMVGKLTKIAQGETITHANRSEVDTDLVAAIARRIGAAPADCAAIAAAETARFGAELMVERGLGDAFHAALAQAAIDTLTAPDRYGQAFRLRVLVCDFEGRRVADVWSAPVPPRARAGDAIRIGIEHILDID; from the coding sequence ATGATGGACAAGAAGGCCGAACGCGGCACCCGGACCGGTTTCACCACCGGCGCCTGCGCGGCCGCGGCCGCGCGCGCCGCCGCGGTCGGACTGGCCACCGGCCGCGTGCCGGAGGAGATCGACAGCCTGCTGCCGAACGGGTCGCGCGTGCGCTTCGCCGTGCACGACGGCCGCTGCGCCGCCGGCACGGCGCATGCGATGGTCGTGAAATTCGCCGGCGACGATCCGGACTGCACCGACGGCGCCCACCTGACCGTCGACCTGCGCCTGTTGCCCGGCCAGGCCGGTACCGTCGCCTTCGTCGCGGGCGACGGCGTCGGCACGGTGACGATGCCGGGCCTGGGCCTGGAAGTGGGCGGCCCGGCCATCAACCCGGTGCCGCGCTGGAACATCGCCGACAACCTGCGCGAAGCGGCCCCCGGCCTGCTGGCGCAACACGGCGTCGAAGTCACCGTCAGCGTGCCGGACGGGCAGGCGATGGCGAAGAAGACGACCAATGCGCGCCTGGGCATCCTCGGCGGCATCAGCATCCTCGGCACCACCGGCATCGTCAAGCCCTATTCGACGGCCGCATGGCGCGCCAGCGTGGTGCAGGGCGTGCAGGTGGCGGCGACGGCCGGCCACGATCTGGTCGCGCTGACCACGGGCGGGCGGACCGAGACCTTCGCGATGGCCACGCTGCGCGCGGAAACGCCGGACCTGCCGGCCGCGTGCTTCGTGCAGATGGGCGACTTCCTGCGCTACGCGCTCGACGAAGCGGCGGCGCAGGGCATCGGCCTCGTGGTGCTGGCCGTCATGGTCGGCAAGCTGACCAAGATCGCGCAGGGCGAGACGATCACACACGCCAACCGCAGCGAGGTCGATACGGACCTCGTGGCGGCGATCGCGCGGCGCATCGGCGCCGCGCCCGCCGACTGCGCCGCCATCGCGGCCGCCGAGACGGCGCGCTTCGGCGCCGAGCTGATGGTCGAACGCGGCCTGGGCGACGCCTTCCACGCCGCGCTGGCGCAGGCCGCGATCGACACGCTGACTGCCCCCGACCGCTACGGCCAGGCGTTCCGGCTGCGCGTGCTCGTGTGCGACTTCGAAGGCCGCCGGGTCGCCGACGTGTGGTCCGCCCCCGTGCCGCCGCGCGCGCGCGCGGGCGACGCCATCCGCATCGGCATCGAACACATCCTCGACATCGACTGA
- a CDS encoding precorrin-8X methylmutase: MSTVNTVTEQLTRAGQAIEHDSFAIIDAEAGAHGYTPAQWPIVRRMIHANADFDFNGLTWFHPDAVDAGIRAMMAGATPIVADVEMICSGLSQPRLAHFGMATHQFISDPDVIEAAQRADTTRAVQAMRKAHRRGLLDNAIVGIGNAPTALIELVRLIREEGVRPALVVGMPVGFVSAAESKDLMAQVDDVPWIVIRGRKGGSTLVVAALHALLALAEARQKAGA; encoded by the coding sequence ATGAGCACCGTGAACACCGTCACCGAGCAGCTGACGCGCGCCGGCCAGGCCATCGAGCACGACAGCTTCGCGATCATCGACGCCGAGGCCGGAGCGCACGGCTACACGCCGGCCCAGTGGCCGATCGTGCGCCGCATGATCCACGCGAACGCCGACTTCGATTTCAACGGCCTCACGTGGTTCCACCCGGATGCGGTGGATGCGGGCATCCGCGCGATGATGGCGGGCGCGACGCCCATCGTGGCGGACGTCGAAATGATCTGCTCGGGCCTGTCGCAGCCGCGCCTGGCGCACTTCGGCATGGCGACGCACCAGTTCATCAGCGACCCCGACGTGATCGAGGCGGCGCAGCGCGCGGACACCACGCGCGCCGTGCAGGCCATGCGCAAGGCGCACCGTCGCGGCCTGCTGGACAACGCCATCGTCGGCATCGGCAATGCGCCCACCGCGCTGATCGAGCTGGTGCGCCTGATCCGCGAGGAGGGCGTGCGGCCGGCGCTGGTCGTCGGCATGCCGGTGGGCTTCGTGTCGGCGGCCGAGTCGAAGGACCTGATGGCGCAGGTCGACGACGTGCCGTGGATCGTGATCCGCGGCCGCAAGGGCGGTTCGACGCTGGTCGTTGCGGCGCTGCATGCGCTGCTGGCGCTCGCGGAAGCACGGCAGAAGGCCGGCGCATGA